TCGGGATCCTTTTATCCAGGGAATCCCGATCGGGCTAGCTACACAACTGTTATAAGGCTGACTCAGGCTGCTACCCAGCCATCTGCTGACGGAGCAACCGGTGACTCCCCATTATTGTTACTGAACATCATGTCACTGGCATGTCAGCAGTATGGCGGTTGGATGGGGCTAGTTTTGCATCAGAATTCGTTGCGTCACGATTCGTTACATCAATTGCCTTCAACGTAAGCACAATATCCGTGTCGGGATTGCAACTTGCTTCAATCAGACGAGCCGACAAAATCAGTTCTGCTAACACTCGCTGAAACGCATAGAACCAGCCCCGCCAACCATCGAAAATCCCTTGTCGTAGAATCAAACAGTAGATCAACACAACCACAGGTGCCAGGAATTTTTTCTGGCGTAGTCGATCTCCAAAGCTCAGTTGATCGGGGGTTGCCGTGAGTAACTTTTTCACCTCCAAAATGGCGTAGCGATCCTGGGCCCAAAGCCAGCGCCCAAAGGCTTTGCGATCGTCATGGTAAATCACCGACTTCACCGCGCTGGCTTCTCCCTGCACCGCTAGTAACTGCGTGTGGCCATCGTTAATATACGTGGCCTTAGACTTGCGGAAGAGGGCTTCCCGAGGCGGCAGTAAGGTTCCCCGCAGCGGCTTGCCAAAGACGCAATATTTGAACGGGATAAAGTAACTGTCTACGCTCGATCGGGCTGATAACCCTTGCATTTCCGTAACCAATTCTTTGCTCAAGCGATAGTCCGCATCCAAGGACAGAACCCATTCCGTTTCCACCTGGGCTAAGCCATAGTTCCACTGTTGGGCATGGGTATCAAAGGTACGGGAAAACACGTCAACTTTAGGATACCGCGCCAAAATTTCCAGCGTTTCATCGGTACTGTGGCTGTCCACCACGACAATGCGATCGGCCCAGGCCAAACTTTGTAGCGTCCGCTCAATATTGGGAGCCTCGTTGTAGGTCAGAATAACCGGCGTGATAGAGTTTAGCATCGTAGAAAAGAATGGATTGATAATGTTGAACTAACTGTTTTGCAATTTGGGGCCAGGAGAACTGCGATCGCACTGCAAGTTCTGCTCGAATTCCCATGGCTTCCCGAGTAGCTGGATCTTGCAAGGCCGATCGCAGACCAGCGGCCACCGCATCGGGGGTTTGCTCCGTTACCCAACCCAGGTTATGCTCCTGCACCAACGTTGCCAAGGCCACTCCCGGCGTAATCAGTACGGGCAATCGATTGGCCAATGCTTCCAGCACGGCAATACCAAAGTTTTCGGAATGGGAGGGTAAGACAAATAAATCCGCCCCTTGCAACAGCCGCTGTTTGGTGGTGCCCTTAGCAAAGCCCAGCCAATGGGTACGATCGGTCAAGCCCGCTGCCTCAATTTCCGCCGCCAGTTGCGCTTCATACTCCGCCGCCCCACTCCCCGCCATCACAAACTGGAAGGGTAGATCTCGCAATTGCTGTAAGGCGGGAATGAGCGCATCAAACCCCTTTTTGGGATGGAGCCGAGAGAGAAAGAGGACGATCGGTTGATCGGCTGGGAGATTCAACTGTTGGCGTAACTCCTGCTTGGCTTGGGCGTTGACCGCTGGCATGTCCAACCCGTGGGGTACCACAAAACTGGGGGTGTTTAACCCAACGGCTTGGGCTTCCTGCTGTTCTTGCAGCGCGGTGAAATGCAGCGATCGGGCTCCTTGTAAATTGGCCATTTCAATGATTTTCAAATAGGCCCGTTTTTTTGCGGCTCCCTGTTGCAGCGACCAGGTACAGAGTTGTCCCAGGGGCCGCACAATGTAGGGAACATTTTTTGCCCGTGCGATCGCCATTGCAATGGTTGATGGATAGGAAAAAATGGCGTGGATGTGAACCAAGTCATAATCCGTAATGGAATGCCACAGCCAACGGGTAAGTGCCGAGGAAAAGGTGAATTCCCGAACGGCTGAAAGAGCGGGAGCAAACTTGGGGAATGCTTGCAGGGGAACCGTCTTGTATGCGGCATCGGAAGAATCAGCGGTAGAACTGGGGTAGACGGGATAGTCAATCCATTGGTGTAAGGGAAGGGGCAGTAAATCATCGCCGCTGTCGTTGGTTGTGACGATCGCGGCATCAATCCCCTGTTGACGCAGGGCATACACCATTTCCAACACAGCTTGACTGGGGCCACCCCGCACAGGTGAAACGGAGGGAATGACGTGAAGAATTTTCATAGAAATGCATTAGGTCATTGGCAGGAAAACGGTTTAAACATTGGGAAATGGGCACAGGACTGTATTGTGCTAGAAACACTAAGAAAAAGACGCTAAGAAAAACTATTACTGGGAATCAATAACGGCTGGAGGAGCGGGGAATCGGCCATCAGGGTAGACAACCGTTGTTGGAATCCCAGCGGGCCAAAGGTTTGTACCACCGCTTCCCGCAGGGCAGGGGGCTGATACAGAAGGGGATTGGGATATTGCTGTTGCAGAATTTGCGTCAGGGTGGTGGCAATTTCCGCGACATCATCGGGATTCACGATCGCGCCTAAGCGACCTCGATCCAGCGCATCGATCGCGCCATCCTGGCCCCCTACAACGGGTTTTCCCGATGCCATGGCTTCTAGGTAGACAATGCCAAATCCCTCCAGCTTGCTGGGCATGGCAAACACATCACAGAGATTGTAATAGGCGGGGAGTTCCTCATCGGGAATGAATCCCGCCAAGGTGACACAATCCTGGAGGTTTTGGGCGCGAATCAGTTTTTCTAACCGTTGGCGATCGTTGCCACCACCGACAATCAGATAATGCACATCCGGAATCGCTGAGCGAATCTGGGGTAACGCGGCCAAAATCTGATCGTAACTGTGGAAGGATTCCCCGGCTGCCAAACGGTTGACCGTCAAAATCACCGGCTGGTCCCGCCGCAGGCCGTGGTGTTCTAACAGAGCAGCCGGTTTCTCCGCCACTTGAAATCGCTCTGCCCCGAAGGTATTGGGCAAAACATGAATGCGATCGGGGTCAATTTCCAATCCTGCCAACATACGATCGCGGGTGTAGTGGCTAACGGCAAGAATACGATCGGCGTTAGTCAAGGCTTGGCGCACCTGGGGACGATCGATTTCCCAGGCTTCAAATCCATGGGCCATCGTCCAATAGGGGACTCCTGCAAGTTGTTTGAGGCGATGGGCAGCCACCGTGAAATTCAGATGGGTCGTCAGCACTAAATTAGGCCGCTGCCACAGGCCCATGCTGACAATTTGGGCGGCAAAGGTAGGCGTTCTCAACCGAATGGGAATCTGTCCCTGGCCCCAGAACTTTGTCTGAGGTAAATAGCGATCGCGCTGGCTAGCAGGATCGCGATCGTGCATGGAGAAAACATCGTACTGAATCTGAGGATAGAGCGCTTGCAGATTTTGTAGGAGAAATTGGGAGAAGACTTGGATACCCCCTTTAAAGTCGAAGAGACCGGGTGTCCAAAAGTGCAAGCAAGGAGCAACGGATGTTTGGCCTATACCGACGGTTGATTGCATAGCGTTAATGGGATGAACAATTCACACAATGAGGGGAAAAGTAAGGCTGAGAATTAAGAAGCTTGAGCTAGCAAGGGCGTAGGGAAGGTGGGAGAGTGGGAGAGTGAGAAGGAACGGTTAGCCTTGGGGGAGTTGGGTAATTTGAGGTTTGATGGTGATTTGGGTGATCAGTAAGATAAACACGAGCAGGAATACATTGCTCCAGGCGACGTAATTGATATTGAGGAGAATGCCGCTTAAGCCTGCCCAACCCATGAGGCCATAAATGCTTAACACTGCGCTAGTCTGAGATAGACCCGCTTGGAGTAAGCGGTGGTGAATGTGGCGACGATCGGGGAAGAAGGGGGATTTGCCTTCCCGCAGACGGCTCACAATTACAAAGGTCATGTCCAAAATGGGTACTGCCAGAATTACATAGGGCAACATGGCAAGGGTAAAGTTGGCATGGTTTTGGACTGTCAGGATTGCAATACCACCCAGCATGGAGCCGAGGAAATAGGAACCACTGTCGCCCATGTAAAGTTGTGCGGGTTTGAAGTTGTACCGGAGAAAGCCGATCGTGGCTCCTGCAACGGCTAGGGAAATCATAGCAATATCAGAATTGCCTAGCTTCCAATTTACCAATGCAAACATGACTGCCGCGATCGCGCTGACGCCGGAAGCTAAACCATCCAAGCCATCCAGCCAATTGATTGCATTTGTGACCCCCGCTAACCAGAGAAAGGTAATCGGTAGGCTGAAGAGTCCTAGGTCGATCGTGCCAATGCCTGGGATAGGAAGGACATCCAGACGCAATCCAAAATACCAGGTAATGGCAGTAATCACCGCTTGCAGACCCAAGCGCAGAATCGGTGACAAACTCCAGCGATCGTCGGCCAAGCCGATCGCAAAAAATCCCACGCTGCCCAGGAGCATTGCCATAAATGCAGGGTTACTCGTGGGCAGGGCAACGCCTGCGACCATCATCCCCAGTAATCCTAGAAACGTCGCAGCACAGATCGCTAATCCGCCCATGCGCACCATGGGTTGCTGGTGAATTTTACGGGAATCGGGTTGATCCAAAAAGCCCCAGGAAGCCCCGAGGATTTTGGCAAGGGGTGTTAAACATAAGCCCCCTAACAGAGTGCTAGCAAAGGTTAACAGTAGGGTCATAAAAATAACTGGTGTAGGTCTGAGCTATATTCAGCATCGCAACCCCGGACTGTTGATGATATATATATTGCTGTTTGAGATGGATAACGATGTATAACTTGATGTTGTGGGTTGTATCTGTTTTGAGATTGCTCCAATGCGAACCCCTTAAAACTGAGCCATTCCAGCACGGCTATAAAAAAAGCTTCTGTTGATGCAGAAGCTTGCTTGCAGTATTGATTTAGGCTGGGGGCGATCGAGATGAAATCCCACATCGCTCCCAGGATTATGCGTAAAGATCGACGGAATAGTTAGTTGCACAGTTGGCGACAACCCCGAGGATGGGAATCCGGGCACCATTGAGGCGATCGATCGTCGTGGCCAGCGCATCGGCAGTGCCCCGCTTCCCTAACCGTGTGATTAAGACTAGACCACTAGTATTGGCCGCCAGCAATTTCACATCTGCCAGTCCCATCAACGGCGGCATGTCATAAATCACGAGATCAAAACTCTGGTGAAAACGCGGCATTAAATCCTGCATTTTTGCAGAGGCTAACAGTCGGGTGGGGTCAGGGGGTGGCTCGCCTGCACCAATGACAAATAAGCTGGATTCCCAAGAGAGTCGCTGAATCACTTGAGTCACGGTGGCTTTACCCATGAGACAGTCACTGAGCCCTGGCCCGCTCGGTAAGCCCAGTAAGGATTGAATCTGGGTACTGCCCCGCCGAAAATGGGCATCGACTAACAAAACTCGCTTCCCTAACGCTGCTGCTGCTTGGGCTAAGTGCACTGCGATCGTGGTTCGTCCTTCGGTGGGTAGGGCGGAACTGATCACCAGCCCGTTCTCTAAGCGACCTTCGCCCAATTGCTGCATGGCGCAGTACAGGGTACGGAAGGCTTCCATAAATCCGTAAGCATCATATTCCCGTAGCCAGTAATTGTTATTGGGATCAGCCAGCGCTAACTCGGATGCTGCCGTTTCTGCTTTGGTTGCTTCCTCCAGATCTAAATTAAGTTCCACGAGGGGCAGCGCTTTGCGATCACTGGGCAAGGAACTGGGTGCTCCGGCTCCATTGAGGATTGTGGTACTATCTCGATCGCCATTCTGTACAGCCAAGTCATCTTGGGCAGCACCCGCTTCCTGGCCATTTGCCTTGCGATTGAGTAAATCCCGCATA
The Alkalinema sp. FACHB-956 DNA segment above includes these coding regions:
- a CDS encoding glycosyltransferase family 2 protein, with the protein product MLNSITPVILTYNEAPNIERTLQSLAWADRIVVVDSHSTDETLEILARYPKVDVFSRTFDTHAQQWNYGLAQVETEWVLSLDADYRLSKELVTEMQGLSARSSVDSYFIPFKYCVFGKPLRGTLLPPREALFRKSKATYINDGHTQLLAVQGEASAVKSVIYHDDRKAFGRWLWAQDRYAILEVKKLLTATPDQLSFGDRLRQKKFLAPVVVLIYCLILRQGIFDGWRGWFYAFQRVLAELILSARLIEASCNPDTDIVLTLKAIDVTNRDATNSDAKLAPSNRHTADMPVT
- a CDS encoding glycosyltransferase, whose translation is MKILHVIPSVSPVRGGPSQAVLEMVYALRQQGIDAAIVTTNDSGDDLLPLPLHQWIDYPVYPSSTADSSDAAYKTVPLQAFPKFAPALSAVREFTFSSALTRWLWHSITDYDLVHIHAIFSYPSTIAMAIARAKNVPYIVRPLGQLCTWSLQQGAAKKRAYLKIIEMANLQGARSLHFTALQEQQEAQAVGLNTPSFVVPHGLDMPAVNAQAKQELRQQLNLPADQPIVLFLSRLHPKKGFDALIPALQQLRDLPFQFVMAGSGAAEYEAQLAAEIEAAGLTDRTHWLGFAKGTTKQRLLQGADLFVLPSHSENFGIAVLEALANRLPVLITPGVALATLVQEHNLGWVTEQTPDAVAAGLRSALQDPATREAMGIRAELAVRSQFSWPQIAKQLVQHYQSILFYDAKLYHAGYSDLQRGSQY
- a CDS encoding glycosyltransferase codes for the protein MQSTVGIGQTSVAPCLHFWTPGLFDFKGGIQVFSQFLLQNLQALYPQIQYDVFSMHDRDPASQRDRYLPQTKFWGQGQIPIRLRTPTFAAQIVSMGLWQRPNLVLTTHLNFTVAAHRLKQLAGVPYWTMAHGFEAWEIDRPQVRQALTNADRILAVSHYTRDRMLAGLEIDPDRIHVLPNTFGAERFQVAEKPAALLEHHGLRRDQPVILTVNRLAAGESFHSYDQILAALPQIRSAIPDVHYLIVGGGNDRQRLEKLIRAQNLQDCVTLAGFIPDEELPAYYNLCDVFAMPSKLEGFGIVYLEAMASGKPVVGGQDGAIDALDRGRLGAIVNPDDVAEIATTLTQILQQQYPNPLLYQPPALREAVVQTFGPLGFQQRLSTLMADSPLLQPLLIPSNSFS
- a CDS encoding MraY family glycosyltransferase, with amino-acid sequence MTLLLTFASTLLGGLCLTPLAKILGASWGFLDQPDSRKIHQQPMVRMGGLAICAATFLGLLGMMVAGVALPTSNPAFMAMLLGSVGFFAIGLADDRWSLSPILRLGLQAVITAITWYFGLRLDVLPIPGIGTIDLGLFSLPITFLWLAGVTNAINWLDGLDGLASGVSAIAAVMFALVNWKLGNSDIAMISLAVAGATIGFLRYNFKPAQLYMGDSGSYFLGSMLGGIAILTVQNHANFTLAMLPYVILAVPILDMTFVIVSRLREGKSPFFPDRRHIHHRLLQAGLSQTSAVLSIYGLMGWAGLSGILLNINYVAWSNVFLLVFILLITQITIKPQITQLPQG